CGGGGGCCGCGGGCCCCCGCTACCCCCGCCGAGACGAAGTCTCGTTGTAGTAATAGACGACCGTTTATCCTAGGAGAAATGAAAAACCAGCGTTAGCACTCCTATAAAACGTCATATACGCCCTGAAATACTAAGTATTGTATTTCAGGGCTTTTTCTTTGCAATCATGCTGTAATCTTCATGGTATTGTTAGTATTTTCCGGCAGATATTAAAATGAGAGCGCTCGCAAACCAATTACTCATCTGACACTCGCAATGCCCGTCTTGCTGTTCTTATTCATATACCACACAAGAGCAGGAGGGTTATGATGGATAATTGCAAACATATTGAGAAGAATTTTGACGGACAGGATTTATCGGGAAAGAAGATCGCTGGCAATTTTATCGAGTGCACCTTTAATCATGCAATTTTGCGCAATTCAGACCTTCGGGGGAGTGTGTTTCAAGACGTTAAGTTCCGTCACGCAGATTTATCTGGGGCCAACCTACGTGGGTGTACGCTAATCAACGTTGACTTCACCGGCGCCACAATTACTCACGAACAGATTCGGAGTGCAGGCGCCCTACAGAACGTTATAGGTCCCGACGGCAGACCTGTTGATCCGTGATCCAGCCAGACGCCGCGGAACAGTGCAGGCTTCGAGTCCTTTAAGAGTCGAATGATCTTTAAGAACTGCATCCGGCATCGCCGAACGCTGCGGGCTAATGAAGATTAAGAACATAAACCGGTATTCGTCGTATAGCCCTGCGGCTGAAGCCGCGGGCTGCCGATGCAAAGCCCGCCTTCGCGGGCTATACCGGATTAAATTCTTAATCTTCATAAGCCCTGGCTGAGTTCTTGAAAGCCCCTGCGGGGCTTCCGCGTTCTGAGCGAGGGCTTTAGCCCGCAGGCGCTGCCGCCGCAAAGATCAGAGTGGTATACCGGATTCATTTCCTAATCCTCATTAGACCTTCGTTCTTACATTCTGCGCCCGGCAAGTCCCGTTACCTGCACAGTCGAGGGCGCGGGTATCAGTAAGGGCGAAAACCGCCCGTTCGTGGATGTAATGGCCTTGTATTTTCGATCAACGAAAGGCACGCGCTATGAAGCTTGATGGCACCTATGTCAATGTAAGCTTCGCCGATCAGAACCTGGCGGGCGTCGAGTTATCCGGGAAGTTCGTAGATGTCGACTTCAGGGGGGCGAACCTGGTGGGCGCCTGTCTCAACGGCACGTTTGTTGATGTTGACTTCACCGGGGCCGACCTGAGCAACGCGGATCTCCGCGATGGGTGCTTTGTTAATGTGAAGGATGGCGCTGAGGGGTCCAGGTGATACGATTTTGGATTATGGATTTTGGATTTTGGATTGATGGATATGGGGTTCTGAGGGGACGGGGTGATGGCACGACGGGAACGACGAATGATCATTAAGAAATAAATCCGGCATAGCCCGCGCAGGCGGGCTTTGCATCGGTAGCCCGCGGCTGCAGCCGCCGGGCTACCGGGCGAATACCGGATGATCTTCTTAATCTCCATAAGGCTTACAACGGCGGATCGCAGGGGGGTGGGGAAACCTGGTTTCCCCACCCCCCTGCCTGTCGCGGCAGAACCCGGCGGGCTGCGCGCCGAACGCGGTTTCAGCAGGGCTATGAACCCGCCTCCCGGTGGTAACACCCAGGCTGTACACTATGCTTGCCTCCTGTGCTGCGAACACGGGAGGTGATCGTCCATCACGCTGTCCACATCACGCCTCATAGCAGCACGGAGAGCTTATGTGTGTCACAACCGTGGTCGTTGCGTTGCTGATCGCGCCGGTGTTCGCGGCGATGCTCATCGGGAGCATCTGATCCTCCATAATCGCCGGGACGCAACGGCGCAAACGCCTGACATCACTCCTATGAACACCTGGCGCCGTCGCGTCTTTGCGTCAAAATTTCCGAGAAACGCTCCAGACCTGCCAGTTCGCGATCTCCAGCGGATATCCAGGCGCTTTCACCCGCTCGTAGTGTGCCATATTGCCCGTAACCAGCCGCAGCCTATAAGGAGCGCAGGCTCATCGGCAAACAACCCAGGCAGCGGGTCTTGCACGGACTCGCCGCGGTCGAGCTTGGCGATCAGGCGCTATGCCAGCGCCGTTAGCGTGATGCCGCGCGCCTCGGCAAGCTGACGAGCCTATTCGCCAGTCTCCGGGTCAGGTTCAACCACGAGCGTATCCGTCGCACACCTCCCCGCTGCACTTCTCGATGGTCATATCCAGGCGCGTTGCCTCATTGCGTCGCTCTCTGGAACATTGCAGCATACGAACGCTTGTACGGGCGCAGGGATCTTTCCGTGGTGTAGCGGCTTCTTTTCGCCCCGGCACGGGGTCTGGGGGTAGTGTGGGTCCAGGTGCGCATGGGGTGTTGCCGCAGAGGGCGCGCAGGGCGGGTATGTTGACCCTCTCGCCGGCGTATGCAGAGAGGCGCCTATCACCTTCAGCGGCCATATGAAGGAACGCATGCCGGTAACGCCGTCTCGTTACGCCCAACATGGGCTGCTGGCGTTACCGCTGGCGCTGGCGCCGGTGATGGCCGGCGTCTTTGCCCTGGGCGCCCGCTGGCTGGGCGCGGAGGCGGGCTACCTGCTCGGCTTCGGCCTGTACTGGCTGGTCTGGTGCCTGCTCGTTCCGCGCGCTCTGCTGGGTAAGGCGGGTTTCGCCACCCTCCTGCGCGACCGCGCCCCGCTCTTCAGCCGAAACAACTGGCTTGCGGCCTGCCTGTGGCTGCTCGTCACACTGAGTGCCGTTTTCATGTACGCCGGAGCATTCCTGAGCGCCCCGCCGGCCCTGATCCTGCTCGCCGCGCCGCTAGCTACGGTCAACGGCGTGTGCGAAGAACTGCTCTGGCGCAGCCTGTACGCGCGTTGTTTTCCGCGCAACCCCTGGCTGGCGATTGTGTACCCGGCGATTGGCTTTGCCCTCTGGCACCTGGCCCCGCAGATGGTCTTTCCCGCCGGCAACGTGGCCGGCTTCGTGCTCGCGACCTTCTTCCTCGGCCTGAGCTATGGCTTCATCGCCTACCGCACCGGCTCGGCCCGCTGGACGGCGGTGTCCCACAGCCTCAGCGGGGCTCTGGCCCTGAGCGGCTATCTGGCAACGAGTCTGCTGGCGCTGATCGAGGCTTGAAGCTGATCACCGGCCACCTTGACCGAGAATGGATTGAGTTGTTCAAGCCCGGAGGATCACCGTGACCCTACCCGTCGCGCTGTTTCTGATCCTGACGGCCGTCGCCGCGCTCTTCCAACTGGCCCTGGCCCTGGGGGCGCCCTGGGGCGCCTACACGCTGGGGGGACGCTTTCCGGGCCAACTGCCGCCGCGGATGCGCCTGGCCGCGCTGGCGCAGATGCTGGCGCTGCTGCTGTTCGCGGCAATTGTCCTGGCCCGATCCGGCCTGGCCTTCGAGGTTCTCTACCCCTTCAGTCGCGTGGCCATCTGGTTCGTGGCGGGCTTTTTTGTGCTGGGCGCCCTCGCTAACCTGGCCACCCCGAGCCGCGGAGAGCGGCTGCTCTGGGGGCCGGTG
This DNA window, taken from Chloroflexaceae bacterium, encodes the following:
- a CDS encoding pentapeptide repeat-containing protein, which codes for MKLDGTYVNVSFADQNLAGVELSGKFVDVDFRGANLVGACLNGTFVDVDFTGADLSNADLRDGCFVNVKDGAEGSR
- a CDS encoding CPBP family intramembrane metalloprotease, translating into MKERMPVTPSRYAQHGLLALPLALAPVMAGVFALGARWLGAEAGYLLGFGLYWLVWCLLVPRALLGKAGFATLLRDRAPLFSRNNWLAACLWLLVTLSAVFMYAGAFLSAPPALILLAAPLATVNGVCEELLWRSLYARCFPRNPWLAIVYPAIGFALWHLAPQMVFPAGNVAGFVLATFFLGLSYGFIAYRTGSARWTAVSHSLSGALALSGYLATSLLALIEA